One Pseudomonas muyukensis DNA segment encodes these proteins:
- the mgtA gene encoding magnesium-translocating P-type ATPase has product MTVKDRNTRSKAGEDTRLSMRAAREARNGLAVTLANLDASELGLTEHEATKRLQRDGANQVAHDKPQPALVQLLKALHNPFIYVLLTLAGISFVTDYWLPVRAGDLDEADLTKVIIIMTMVSLSSLLRFWQEYRSGKAADALKAMVRTTATVLRRARHDQPAQLREVPMNELVAGDIVQLAAGDMIPADIRLIESRDLFISQAVLTGEALPVEKYDTLGHVAQKSAAGSASDESGLLDLPNIGFMGTNVVSGRARAVVVATGKRTYFGSLAKAIVGSRSQTAFDRGVNSVSRLLIRFMLVMVPVVFMLNGVVKGDWSDAFLFALAVAVGLTPEMLPMIVSANLAKGAVAMARRKVVVKRLNAIQNFGSMDVLCTDKTGTLTQDRIILEHHVDPSGHKDPRLLALAWLNSHHQSGVKNLMDQAVLRFADEDQGFQPPYAYAKVDELPFDFIRRRLSVIVRDALGDHLLVSKGAVEEMLAIATHVQEGGQRVALDAGRRQQLLATASTYNQEGFRVLLVGTRDIPAATGKPQYHTDDERELVIRGFLTFLDPPKETAGPAIAALREMGVKVKVLTGDNPVVTCKVCREVGLEPGQPLLGQDIERLDDTQLKALVEERTVFAKLTPLQKSRVLKALQANGHTVGFLGDGINDAPALRDADVGISVDSGTDIAKESADIILLEKSLMVLEEGVLKGRETFGNIMKYLCMTASSNFGNVFSVLVASAFIPFMPMLAIHLLLQNLMYDFSQLSLPWDRMDKEFLREPRKWDARNIGRFMLWIGPTSSIFDITTFALMWYVFAANSVQMQALFQSGWFIEGLLSQTLVVHMLRTRKVPFLQSTAALPVILATGLVMCLGIYIPFSPLGAMVGLVPLPWEYFPWLAATLLGYCLVAQGMKTLYIRRFGQWF; this is encoded by the coding sequence ATGACCGTAAAAGACCGCAACACCCGCAGCAAAGCCGGCGAAGACACCCGCCTGTCCATGCGCGCCGCCCGCGAAGCACGTAATGGCCTGGCGGTGACCCTGGCCAACCTCGACGCCAGCGAGCTGGGCCTGACCGAGCACGAAGCCACCAAGCGCCTGCAGCGCGACGGCGCCAACCAAGTCGCCCATGACAAGCCGCAACCGGCCCTGGTGCAACTGCTCAAGGCCCTGCACAACCCCTTCATCTACGTGCTGCTCACCCTCGCCGGCATCAGCTTCGTCACCGACTACTGGCTGCCGGTACGCGCAGGCGACCTGGACGAAGCGGACCTGACCAAGGTCATCATCATCATGACCATGGTCAGCCTCAGCAGCCTGCTGCGCTTCTGGCAGGAGTACCGTTCGGGCAAGGCCGCCGACGCCCTCAAGGCCATGGTCCGCACCACCGCCACCGTGCTGCGCCGCGCGCGCCACGACCAGCCGGCGCAACTGCGCGAAGTGCCGATGAACGAGCTGGTGGCCGGCGATATCGTGCAACTGGCCGCCGGCGACATGATCCCCGCCGATATCCGCCTGATCGAGTCCCGTGACCTGTTCATCAGCCAGGCGGTACTGACCGGCGAGGCGCTGCCGGTGGAGAAGTACGACACCCTCGGCCACGTCGCGCAGAAGTCCGCCGCAGGCAGCGCCAGCGATGAAAGCGGCCTGCTCGACCTGCCCAACATCGGCTTCATGGGCACCAACGTGGTCAGCGGCCGGGCTCGCGCCGTGGTGGTGGCCACCGGCAAGCGCACTTACTTCGGTTCGCTGGCCAAGGCCATCGTCGGCTCGCGCAGCCAGACCGCCTTCGACCGGGGCGTGAACAGCGTCAGCCGCCTGTTGATCCGCTTCATGCTGGTGATGGTGCCGGTGGTGTTCATGCTCAACGGCGTGGTCAAGGGCGACTGGAGCGACGCCTTCCTGTTCGCCCTGGCCGTGGCCGTGGGCCTGACCCCGGAGATGCTGCCGATGATCGTCAGCGCCAATCTGGCCAAGGGCGCCGTGGCCATGGCCCGGCGCAAGGTGGTGGTCAAGCGCCTGAACGCCATCCAGAACTTCGGTTCGATGGATGTACTGTGCACCGACAAGACCGGTACCTTGACCCAGGACCGCATCATCCTCGAACACCACGTCGACCCCAGCGGCCACAAGGACCCGCGGCTGCTCGCACTGGCCTGGCTCAACAGCCATCACCAGAGCGGCGTGAAGAACCTGATGGACCAGGCTGTGCTGCGCTTTGCCGACGAAGACCAGGGCTTCCAGCCGCCCTATGCCTACGCCAAGGTCGACGAACTGCCCTTCGACTTCATCCGCCGGCGCCTGTCGGTGATTGTCAGGGATGCCCTAGGCGATCACCTGCTGGTGAGCAAGGGCGCCGTCGAGGAAATGCTGGCCATCGCCACCCATGTGCAAGAAGGCGGCCAGCGGGTCGCCCTGGATGCCGGGCGACGCCAGCAACTGCTGGCCACCGCCAGCACCTACAACCAGGAGGGTTTCCGCGTGCTGCTGGTCGGTACCCGTGATATCCCGGCCGCCACCGGCAAGCCCCAGTACCACACCGATGACGAGCGCGAGCTGGTGATCCGTGGCTTCCTGACCTTCCTCGACCCGCCCAAGGAAACCGCCGGCCCGGCCATCGCCGCCTTGCGCGAAATGGGCGTGAAGGTGAAGGTGCTGACCGGCGACAACCCGGTGGTCACCTGCAAGGTCTGCCGCGAAGTGGGCCTGGAGCCCGGCCAACCACTGCTCGGGCAGGACATCGAACGCCTGGACGACACCCAGCTCAAGGCCCTGGTCGAGGAGCGCACGGTGTTCGCCAAGCTCACTCCGCTACAGAAATCACGGGTGCTCAAGGCGCTGCAAGCCAATGGCCACACCGTGGGCTTCCTCGGCGACGGCATCAACGACGCCCCGGCGTTGCGCGATGCCGACGTGGGCATCTCGGTGGACAGCGGCACCGACATCGCCAAGGAGTCGGCCGACATCATCCTCCTGGAAAAAAGCCTGATGGTGCTGGAGGAAGGCGTGCTCAAGGGCCGCGAAACCTTCGGCAACATCATGAAGTACCTGTGCATGACCGCCAGCTCCAACTTCGGCAACGTCTTCTCGGTGCTGGTGGCCAGCGCGTTCATCCCGTTCATGCCGATGCTGGCGATCCACCTGCTGCTGCAGAACCTGATGTACGACTTCTCCCAGCTGTCGCTGCCGTGGGATCGCATGGACAAGGAATTCCTGCGCGAACCTCGCAAGTGGGATGCGCGCAACATCGGCCGGTTCATGCTGTGGATCGGCCCGACTTCGTCGATCTTCGACATCACCACCTTTGCCCTGATGTGGTACGTGTTCGCCGCCAACAGCGTGCAGATGCAGGCGTTGTTCCAGTCCGGCTGGTTCATCGAGGGGTTGCTGTCGCAGACCCTGGTGGTGCACATGCTGCGCACCCGCAAGGTGCCGTTCTTGCAGAGCACCGCGGCGCTGCCAGTAATCCTGGCCACCGGCCTGGTGATGTGCCTGGGCATCTACATCCCGTTCTCGCCACTGGGGGCGATGGTCGGGCTGGTGCCCCTGCCGTGGGAATACTTCCCGTGGCTGGCCGCTACCCTGCTCGGCTATTGCCTGGTGGCGCAGGGCATGAAGACCCTGTACATCCGCCGCTTCGGTCAATGGTTCTGA
- a CDS encoding DUF2493 domain-containing protein, translating to MRVLICAGRHFADRQRCRQALDALQCQQPVRVLIHGGSQHLGGEIEGWAREHGADIVRYPPNWQLHGKQAERLRNLFMLRDSRPDLVLALPGGDDTEELLARARGQDLNVICARPPLNHAQCAEAREQACPRDR from the coding sequence ATGCGCGTACTGATCTGCGCAGGGCGCCACTTCGCCGACCGCCAGCGCTGCCGCCAGGCGCTGGACGCGCTGCAGTGCCAGCAACCGGTGCGGGTGCTGATCCACGGCGGCAGCCAGCACCTGGGAGGCGAGATCGAAGGCTGGGCCCGCGAGCACGGCGCCGACATCGTCCGCTATCCGCCGAACTGGCAGTTGCACGGCAAGCAGGCCGAGCGCCTGCGTAACCTGTTCATGCTGCGCGACAGCCGCCCTGACCTGGTGCTCGCCCTGCCCGGCGGCGATGACACCGAGGAACTGCTGGCCCGTGCACGCGGGCAAGACCTCAACGTGATCTGTGCCCGCCCTCCCTTGAACCACGCGCAGTGCGCTGAAGCGAGGGAACAGGCGTGCCCGCGCGATCGATGA
- a CDS encoding ABC transporter ATP-binding protein yields MPEPLTKPLIRVQGVTHAHGTHTVLHDVSLAIEAGQRCAIVGTSGSGKSSLLNLIGLLDQPTCGQIFLAGRDMTTASADERAQRRNRHIGFVFQSFNLLPRLDALDNVALPLFYRGVPRPAARDAARRQLLRVGLGERLHHRPAQLSGGQRQRVAIARALVGEPALVLADEPTGNLDSQTAEEIIELLLSLNRQHGVTLVIVTHDPGIARRMQRCLHVHDGRVREAAHD; encoded by the coding sequence ATGCCTGAGCCCCTTACCAAGCCACTGATCCGCGTACAGGGCGTGACCCATGCCCATGGCACGCACACCGTGCTGCACGACGTCTCGCTCGCCATCGAGGCCGGGCAACGCTGCGCCATCGTCGGCACGTCCGGCTCCGGCAAAAGCAGCCTGCTCAACCTGATCGGCCTGCTCGACCAGCCCACTTGCGGGCAGATCTTCCTGGCTGGCCGCGACATGACCACGGCCAGCGCCGATGAGCGCGCGCAACGACGCAACCGCCACATCGGCTTCGTCTTCCAGAGTTTCAACCTGCTGCCGCGCCTGGACGCGCTGGACAACGTCGCCCTGCCGCTGTTCTACCGGGGCGTGCCGCGCCCGGCCGCGCGCGATGCTGCGCGCCGGCAGCTGCTGCGGGTCGGCCTTGGCGAGCGCCTGCATCATCGCCCGGCCCAACTGTCCGGTGGCCAGCGCCAGCGGGTGGCGATCGCCCGGGCGCTGGTCGGCGAGCCGGCGCTGGTGCTGGCCGACGAGCCCACCGGCAACCTCGACAGCCAGACCGCCGAGGAGATCATCGAACTGCTGCTGTCACTCAACCGGCAGCATGGCGTGACCCTGGTGATCGTCACCCACGACCCCGGCATCGCCCGGCGCATGCAGCGTTGCCTGCATGTGCACGATGGCCGCGTGCGGGAGGCGGCCCATGACTGA
- a CDS encoding ABC transporter permease, protein MTDSAGYGPSPWQRLAEPCASLQRLGRRALLALLGIAVGCAAVVALLNIGHNAQAQAMAVFQDMGSDLLVANVQLPAGVSPSSADRLDDLALRQRLPEVQALSALSLTSMQGRRQGRSFDTLLAGVGAELDQVLDLVPAQGRWLSRFDAQATHAVLGAQLAASLAAQGQPAVPGESVQLAGYVFQVIGILQPHGQNPLLPLSIDDTLLVPLQGMRRLAVAPQIGTVLARSVAGVDPQALAPRLQDALRASLPGRDIEVQVPQQLLAGIAQQSRLFTWLLGGLGGIALLVGGVGVMNVMLMNVSERRREIGVRMALGARPRDIAWLFLLEALALALAGAAAGALLGLAAGWLFGQLSGWGAFTLAPLALPLGIGGALLTGLVFGLSPALAAARLQPVQALRDD, encoded by the coding sequence ATGACTGACAGCGCAGGCTACGGTCCCTCGCCCTGGCAGCGCCTGGCCGAGCCCTGCGCCAGCCTGCAGCGCCTGGGCCGGCGTGCGCTGCTGGCGCTGCTGGGTATCGCCGTCGGTTGCGCCGCGGTGGTGGCCCTGCTGAACATCGGCCACAACGCCCAGGCCCAGGCCATGGCGGTGTTCCAGGACATGGGCAGCGACCTGCTGGTGGCCAATGTGCAACTGCCCGCCGGTGTCTCCCCCAGCAGCGCAGACCGCCTCGACGACCTGGCCCTGCGCCAGCGCTTGCCCGAGGTGCAGGCATTGAGCGCGCTGAGCCTGACCTCGATGCAGGGGCGACGCCAGGGACGCAGCTTCGATACGCTGCTGGCCGGGGTCGGCGCGGAACTGGACCAGGTGCTGGACCTGGTCCCCGCCCAGGGCCGTTGGCTCAGCCGCTTCGACGCCCAGGCCACCCATGCCGTGCTCGGCGCGCAGCTGGCCGCCAGCCTGGCCGCCCAGGGCCAGCCGGCGGTGCCCGGTGAGTCGGTACAACTGGCCGGCTATGTGTTCCAGGTAATCGGCATTCTCCAGCCCCATGGGCAGAACCCGCTGCTGCCGCTGTCCATCGACGACACCCTGCTGGTTCCGTTGCAGGGCATGCGCCGCCTGGCCGTGGCGCCGCAGATCGGCACGGTGCTGGCGCGCAGTGTCGCGGGCGTCGATCCACAGGCCCTGGCCCCACGCCTGCAAGACGCCTTGCGCGCCAGCCTGCCGGGGCGCGATATCGAGGTGCAGGTACCGCAGCAGTTGCTGGCCGGCATCGCCCAGCAATCACGGCTGTTCACCTGGCTGCTCGGCGGGCTGGGCGGTATCGCGCTGCTGGTCGGCGGCGTCGGGGTAATGAACGTGATGCTGATGAACGTCAGCGAACGCCGTCGCGAAATTGGCGTGCGCATGGCCCTTGGCGCCCGGCCCCGGGACATCGCCTGGCTGTTCCTGCTCGAAGCGCTGGCGCTGGCGCTGGCCGGCGCAGCTGCCGGGGCGCTGCTGGGGCTGGCGGCGGGCTGGTTGTTCGGCCAACTGTCCGGCTGGGGCGCATTCACCCTGGCGCCCCTGGCGCTGCCGCTGGGCATCGGCGGGGCCCTGCTGACCGGCCTGGTGTTCGGCCTCAGCCCGGCACTGGCGGCGGCACGCCTGCAACCGGTACAGGCGTTGCGTGATGACTGA
- a CDS encoding TolC family protein, which yields MTERLVLALLLSLLGLGAQAQPPLAPAQASRAGAPSPALGGLSLKARQIDLSLSDAIYLGLRDNRAIRSAYLERIAQKFDLRVAEDRFTPKLVVRGNALSNHNQADRYRQGDIAPSTTLLTPYGTRVSLGWAYRHTDADLAGLTRNDGANLTLIQPLLRGAGRDVATAPVQLARLGEQVNRLALKDTVAQSITRIITAYRALLQSQEQLQIAGDALARARQLLEVNQAMIGAGRMAAFEIVQTEAEVATQELGHEEARNQLDAARLALLQLLALDLDTPLVASDAVQADALEVDAAQAMAQAETMQPNYLIQLIGNQQAAINLTVARNERLWDVSLVGGGGQVRDRNSHNGSSRSWENYVGVQVEIPIGDLSTRQAEVQARVGVENQQVRVQEARQQLQRDVTNAVRDIAVRWRQYQIALRAQTLSQRKLQIEREKLTVGRSSNFQVLSFENDLRSAQNARLNALISYLNAQAELDQTLGTTLQSWDIALND from the coding sequence ATGACTGAGCGCCTGGTCCTGGCCCTGCTGCTCAGCCTCCTCGGCCTGGGCGCCCAGGCGCAGCCGCCCCTGGCGCCGGCGCAGGCGAGCCGCGCCGGCGCACCGTCGCCAGCCCTCGGCGGCCTGTCGCTCAAGGCCCGGCAGATCGACCTCAGCCTCAGCGATGCCATCTACCTGGGCCTGCGCGACAACCGCGCGATCCGCAGCGCCTACCTCGAGCGTATCGCGCAAAAATTCGACCTGCGCGTGGCCGAGGACCGCTTCACCCCCAAGCTGGTGGTGCGCGGCAATGCCCTGTCCAATCACAACCAGGCCGACCGCTACCGGCAAGGCGACATCGCCCCCAGCACGACGCTGCTCACGCCCTACGGCACCCGGGTCAGCCTAGGCTGGGCCTATCGTCACACCGACGCCGACCTGGCCGGGCTGACGCGCAACGACGGCGCCAACCTCACGCTGATCCAGCCGTTGCTGCGCGGCGCCGGGCGTGATGTCGCCACGGCCCCGGTGCAACTGGCGCGCCTGGGCGAACAGGTCAATCGCCTGGCCCTCAAGGACACCGTGGCGCAAAGCATCACCCGGATCATCACCGCCTACCGCGCCCTGCTGCAGAGCCAGGAACAGCTGCAGATCGCCGGCGATGCCCTGGCCCGCGCGCGCCAGTTGCTGGAGGTGAACCAGGCGATGATCGGCGCCGGGCGCATGGCCGCCTTCGAGATCGTCCAGACCGAAGCCGAGGTGGCCACCCAGGAGCTGGGCCACGAGGAGGCGCGCAACCAGCTGGACGCCGCGCGCCTGGCCTTGTTGCAGCTGCTGGCCCTGGACCTCGACACCCCGCTGGTGGCCAGCGACGCCGTGCAAGCCGACGCCCTCGAAGTCGATGCCGCCCAAGCCATGGCCCAGGCCGAGACCATGCAACCCAACTACCTGATCCAGCTGATCGGCAACCAGCAGGCCGCGATCAACCTCACGGTCGCGCGCAACGAGCGCCTGTGGGATGTATCGCTGGTCGGTGGTGGCGGCCAGGTGCGCGACCGCAACAGCCACAACGGGAGCTCGCGCAGCTGGGAGAACTACGTGGGGGTGCAGGTGGAGATCCCCATCGGCGACCTGAGCACGCGCCAGGCCGAAGTCCAGGCCCGGGTCGGGGTGGAGAACCAGCAGGTGCGCGTGCAGGAGGCACGCCAGCAATTGCAGCGCGACGTGACCAACGCCGTGCGCGATATCGCTGTGCGCTGGCGCCAGTACCAGATTGCCCTGCGCGCCCAGACGCTGTCGCAGCGCAAGCTGCAGATCGAACGGGAAAAACTCACCGTCGGGCGCTCGAGCAACTTTCAGGTGCTGAGCTTCGAGAACGACCTGCGTTCGGCGCAGAACGCCCGCCTGAACGCCCTGATCAGCTACCTCAACGCCCAAGCCGAGCTGGACCAGACCTTGGGCACCACCCTGCAAAGCTGGGATATCGCCCTCAATGATTAA
- a CDS encoding HlyD family secretion protein, translating to MIKSLTPRRALLLAVLAVFGVILLRQCADSAGQPRVAQATWVRVEPQVLENRLGLVGRLQAVDQVTLAAPFDGQLAEVRVAEGQRVEQGQTLLRLDPAQLLVQLRQAKAELLKAQGETRRLAQWAHGSEVARARRSLASARQALASGASNLRDTRALFDRGIVARMELEALEQQVRNQQQDVSAASEELASTLAQGQGAARQIAEIELANAQARQQALEALYARRELTAPLSGNVVRPAPQDGGKPLLLQPGVAVTQGMPLLGVVGQERFQVLTRVEETDLHLLREGMPVHISGDGFAAQLHGRILSIGIQSDSSDPQATGAHFEVKVSVQTPPAGLDQPLRAGMSTQLAVLLLRDEQGMAVPPQALRQGEDGQTYVMYRATADARAQRKPVVPGVAVSQGVMVQGLEAGFVEVPAS from the coding sequence ATGATTAAGTCCCTCACCCCACGCCGTGCGCTGCTCCTGGCGGTCTTGGCCGTGTTCGGCGTCATTTTGCTGCGCCAGTGCGCCGACAGTGCCGGTCAACCCCGCGTGGCACAAGCGACCTGGGTGCGGGTCGAACCCCAGGTGCTGGAAAACCGCCTGGGCCTGGTCGGGCGCTTGCAGGCCGTGGACCAGGTCACCCTGGCTGCGCCGTTCGATGGCCAACTGGCCGAGGTGCGGGTCGCGGAAGGCCAGCGGGTCGAGCAGGGGCAGACCCTGCTACGGCTGGACCCGGCGCAACTGCTGGTGCAACTGCGCCAGGCCAAGGCAGAGTTGCTCAAGGCCCAGGGAGAAACCCGGCGCCTGGCGCAGTGGGCGCACGGCAGCGAGGTCGCCCGCGCCCGCCGCAGCCTGGCCAGTGCCCGCCAGGCCCTGGCCAGCGGCGCAAGCAACCTGCGCGACACCCGCGCGCTGTTCGACCGCGGCATCGTCGCGCGGATGGAACTCGAGGCACTGGAGCAGCAGGTGCGCAACCAGCAGCAGGATGTCAGCGCCGCCAGCGAGGAGCTGGCCAGCACCCTGGCCCAGGGCCAAGGCGCGGCGCGGCAGATTGCCGAGATCGAACTGGCCAACGCGCAGGCCCGCCAGCAGGCGCTCGAGGCCCTGTATGCCCGCCGCGAACTGACCGCGCCGCTGAGTGGCAACGTGGTACGCCCGGCGCCGCAGGACGGCGGCAAGCCGCTGCTGCTGCAACCAGGGGTGGCAGTGACCCAGGGCATGCCATTGCTGGGCGTGGTCGGCCAGGAGCGCTTCCAGGTTTTGACCCGGGTCGAGGAAACCGACCTGCACCTGCTGCGCGAAGGCATGCCGGTGCATATCAGCGGCGACGGCTTCGCCGCGCAGCTGCACGGGCGCATCCTGTCCATCGGCATCCAGAGCGACAGCAGCGACCCGCAGGCGACCGGTGCGCATTTCGAGGTGAAGGTCTCGGTGCAAACGCCCCCGGCGGGGCTGGATCAGCCGCTGCGGGCGGGCATGAGCACCCAGCTGGCGGTGCTGCTGTTGCGCGATGAGCAAGGCATGGCGGTGCCGCCCCAGGCGTTGCGCCAAGGGGAGGATGGCCAAACCTATGTGATGTATCGGGCCACCGCTGACGCTCGGGCGCAACGCAAACCGGTAGTACCGGGCGTGGCCGTGAGCCAAGGGGTGATGGTGCAAGGGCTGGAGGCCGGGTTCGTCGAGGTACCGGCCTCGTAG
- a CDS encoding YifB family Mg chelatase-like AAA ATPase — MSLALVHSRAQVGVQAPAVSVETHLANGLPTLTLVGLPEATVKESKDRVRSAIVNSGLEYPARRITQSLAPADLPKDGGRYDLAIALGILAANGQVPVASLDSIECLGELALSGALRPVQGVLPAALAARDAGRALVVPRENAEEASLAGGLMVYAVGHLQELVAHLNEQPALAPYAANGLLLEQRPYPDLSEVQGQAAAKRALLVAAAGAHNLLFTGPPGTGKTLLASRLPGLLPPLDEREALEVAAIRSVSGHAPLDCWPQRPFRHPHHSASGPALVGGGSRPQPGEITLAHHGVLFLDELPEFERRVLEVLREPLESGEIVVARAKDRVRFPARFQLVAAMNPCPCGYLGDPTGRCRCSSEQVQRYRNKLSGPLLDRIDLHLTVARESTVLTHQPSGETSASVGQRVAEARALQQRRQGCANAFLDLKGLRRHCPLEPVDQAWLEQACERLTLSLRAAHRLLKVARTLADLEGAQSITRTHLAEALQYRPGT, encoded by the coding sequence ATGTCCCTCGCCCTCGTCCACAGCCGCGCCCAGGTAGGGGTGCAGGCGCCCGCCGTCAGCGTCGAAACCCACCTGGCCAACGGCCTGCCCACCCTCACCCTGGTCGGCCTGCCGGAGGCCACGGTCAAGGAGAGCAAGGACCGGGTCCGCAGCGCCATCGTCAACTCCGGCCTGGAATACCCGGCCCGGCGCATCACCCAAAGCCTGGCCCCAGCCGACCTGCCCAAGGATGGCGGCCGTTACGACCTGGCCATCGCCCTGGGCATTCTCGCCGCCAATGGCCAGGTGCCGGTGGCCAGCCTCGACAGCATCGAGTGCCTGGGCGAACTGGCCTTGTCCGGAGCCCTGCGCCCGGTGCAGGGGGTGCTGCCCGCAGCGCTTGCCGCGCGCGATGCCGGGCGGGCGCTGGTAGTGCCGCGGGAAAACGCCGAGGAAGCCAGCCTGGCCGGCGGCCTGATGGTGTATGCGGTAGGGCATCTGCAAGAACTGGTGGCGCACTTGAACGAGCAACCGGCCTTGGCGCCCTATGCCGCCAACGGCTTGCTGCTGGAGCAACGCCCCTACCCTGACCTCAGCGAGGTACAAGGCCAGGCTGCCGCCAAGCGCGCCCTGCTGGTGGCCGCCGCCGGCGCCCACAACCTGTTGTTCACAGGGCCCCCGGGCACCGGCAAGACCCTGCTCGCCAGCCGCCTGCCTGGCCTGCTGCCGCCGCTGGACGAGCGCGAGGCGCTGGAGGTGGCCGCCATTCGTTCGGTCAGTGGCCATGCGCCGCTGGACTGCTGGCCGCAACGGCCGTTTCGCCACCCCCACCACTCGGCCTCCGGCCCGGCGCTGGTGGGGGGCGGTAGCCGCCCACAACCCGGTGAAATCACCCTGGCGCACCATGGCGTGCTGTTTCTCGATGAATTGCCCGAGTTCGAACGGCGGGTGCTGGAGGTGTTGCGCGAGCCGCTGGAGTCCGGCGAGATCGTGGTGGCCCGGGCCAAGGACCGGGTGCGCTTCCCGGCACGCTTTCAACTGGTGGCGGCGATGAACCCCTGCCCCTGCGGCTACCTGGGCGACCCGACCGGGCGTTGTCGCTGCAGCAGCGAACAGGTCCAGCGCTACCGCAACAAGCTGTCCGGGCCGCTGCTCGACCGCATCGACCTGCACCTGACGGTGGCTCGGGAAAGTACCGTGCTGACCCACCAGCCCAGTGGCGAGACCAGCGCCAGCGTTGGCCAGAGGGTGGCCGAGGCGCGGGCGCTGCAGCAGCGCCGGCAGGGCTGCGCCAACGCCTTCCTCGACCTCAAGGGGCTGCGTCGGCATTGCCCGCTGGAGCCGGTTGATCAGGCCTGGCTGGAGCAGGCCTGCGAACGGCTGACACTGTCGTTGCGGGCGGCGCACCGGCTGCTGAAGGTCGCCCGCACGCTGGCGGACCTGGAGGGCGCGCAATCCATCACCAGGACGCACCTGGCGGAAGCGTTGCAGTACCGACCGGGCACTTGA
- a CDS encoding DUF2790 domain-containing protein produces MTLRKAFALTVTTLALGTSVSSFASEATPYHYGMDLDIAKVVSVAAPASVQGQASTATLTYRDSSGQLRAVSYVQPTVLANQN; encoded by the coding sequence ATGACCCTTCGCAAAGCCTTCGCCCTCACCGTTACCACCCTGGCCCTCGGCACCAGCGTCAGCAGCTTCGCCAGCGAAGCCACCCCGTACCACTACGGCATGGACCTGGACATCGCCAAGGTCGTCAGCGTCGCTGCACCCGCCAGCGTCCAAGGCCAGGCCAGCACCGCCACCCTGACCTACCGCGACAGCAGCGGCCAGCTGCGCGCCGTGAGCTACGTGCAACCCACCGTCCTCGCCAACCAGAACTGA
- a CDS encoding alpha/beta hydrolase, whose translation MKLSPTLTAGLLALAVNSAFAAGSPGVEPTTQGFLEALAAGGGKPLETLTPKDARAVLSGAQAGVKVDLSGIRVERRTIQADGQPLEIRVVRPAGAQGELPVFMYFHGGGWVLGDYPTHERLIRDLVVGSGAAAVYVDYTPSPEAKFPTAINQAYAATRWVAEHGKEIGVDGSRLAVAGNSVGGNMAAVVALKAKEAGTPKLRFQALLWPVTDANFNNASYNQFAEGHFLTRNMMQWFWDNYTTDPRQRDDIHASPLRASLAQLQGLPPALVQTAEMDVLRDEGEAYARKLGAAGVPVTAVRYNGLIHDYGLLNVLATVPSVRSAMDQAAQALKAHLQ comes from the coding sequence ATGAAACTGTCCCCCACCCTGACCGCCGGCCTGCTGGCCCTCGCCGTGAACAGCGCCTTCGCCGCCGGCAGCCCCGGCGTCGAACCCACCACCCAAGGCTTCCTCGAGGCCCTGGCCGCCGGTGGCGGCAAGCCGCTGGAGACCCTCACGCCCAAGGATGCCCGTGCGGTGTTGAGCGGTGCCCAGGCCGGCGTCAAGGTGGATCTGTCGGGCATCCGCGTCGAGCGCCGGACCATCCAGGCCGACGGCCAGCCGCTGGAAATCCGCGTGGTGCGACCTGCAGGCGCCCAGGGTGAGCTGCCGGTGTTCATGTACTTCCACGGCGGCGGCTGGGTGCTGGGCGACTACCCCACCCACGAACGGCTGATCCGTGACTTGGTGGTGGGCTCCGGCGCCGCGGCGGTCTACGTCGACTACACGCCGTCACCGGAAGCGAAGTTTCCCACCGCGATCAACCAAGCCTACGCCGCCACCCGCTGGGTCGCCGAGCATGGCAAGGAGATCGGCGTGGACGGCAGCCGCCTGGCGGTAGCCGGCAACAGCGTCGGCGGCAACATGGCTGCAGTGGTGGCACTCAAGGCCAAGGAGGCCGGCACGCCGAAGCTGCGCTTCCAGGCGCTGCTGTGGCCGGTGACCGATGCCAACTTCAACAACGCGTCCTATAACCAGTTCGCCGAAGGGCACTTCCTGACCCGCAACATGATGCAGTGGTTCTGGGACAACTACACCACCGACCCGCGTCAGCGCGACGACATCCATGCTTCGCCGCTGCGCGCCAGCCTGGCACAGTTGCAGGGCCTGCCACCGGCGCTGGTGCAGACCGCCGAGATGGACGTGCTGCGCGACGAAGGCGAGGCCTATGCCCGCAAGCTGGGCGCTGCCGGGGTACCGGTGACAGCCGTGCGCTACAACGGCCTGATCCACGACTACGGCCTGCTCAACGTGCTGGCCACCGTGCCCAGCGTGCGCAGCGCCATGGACCAGGCGGCGCAGGCGCTGAAAGCCCACCTGCAGTAA